GCTTGCGTTTTGAAAAGTCGGGATCCCATGCCGACTTGGCTTCCAACGGCGCCTGCTGACCGAGAGCCGAGTACGTAATCTGCGTGCCTCGATCTTCGATACGTTCGCCCCACGTTTCGTTCGGTTGAAGGCCCGTTTTCGCAACGGCGGCATCGAGCGCGCTCTCGATCTTCGCTTTTTCCTGGGAGGTCAAATCTTCAGCATAGAGCTTGTGCCAGCCGTTGTCGTATATAAAAAATTTCGTTCCGCTCGTTGGCAAGATCGCGAGCTTCGTCGAATCCGTTCCGGGCGGCAGCCGATCGATGACTTGTGTTTGAAACTGGGGAAAGTCCCCGCCTGAAATGATGGCGACTCGAACGAGGCCCAGCAGACGCTTGAGCAGCAGCGCCATTTCGTCATCCAGCGCCGACTTGCTGAGTGCAAGCGTGCCGTCAAGGTCGAAAACGACGAGTTGTTTCAAATTCTAACGCCTCCCAATGGAGCTTCCTTTCGAGCGTCGCGCAAGGCCGCTTTCACGCGCAACAGGGGATCGTAGGCGTCACCCGC
This Candidatus Eremiobacterota bacterium DNA region includes the following protein-coding sequences:
- a CDS encoding HAD-IIB family hydrolase; its protein translation is MKQLVVFDLDGTLALSKSALDDEMALLLKRLLGLVRVAIISGGDFPQFQTQVIDRLPPGTDSTKLAILPTSGTKFFIYDNGWHKLYAEDLTSQEKAKIESALDAAVAKTGLQPNETWGERIEDRGTQITYSALGQQAPLEAKSAWDPDFSKRKQIQAILSTTLPEFSVRLGGTTSIDVTRPGIDKGYGIRKLRETLHIEIPDMMFVGDAIFPGGNDYAAYEAGVDCIRVRDVEETKRVVEAILTWMQAPPG